The following is a genomic window from Armatimonadota bacterium.
GGTGGGCGCGGCGTTCCTGGGCAATGTGGCTGAGGCCGCGGTAATCGAGAAGCTGATTCGGTCCCAGGGCGACATCTCGCAGCTCGACCCGGCGATTCATAAGCAGATGTTCGACGAGTTCTCGCTGCGGTCGGTGCTCGTGGGCGTGCTGTGTCCGGTGTGCAAGCTGGCGGTGCCGCTGCCGGACGGGGCCAAGGAAGGCGACGTCGTGACCTGCCCGGTGTGCGGAGTCGAGCTGCGCCTGGAGCGCATGCCCAACGGCCTGCTTGGAGGTCGGGTGGCGTCGTAAGCGACCTCGCCAGATACCGGCATGTCAAGCACGGGCCCGGCTTCGGCCGGGCCTTTGTGCTGCGCCCGAAGGCAGCATCAGATCAACGGAGCGGCTCATCTCACTGCGTCGCCACCGACTCCCGCGACGGCGACCAGACAGGGAGAAGGCGCTGCGGAGGGCAATAGGGCGAGTGTTCCTGCGGCAACTGGGGCAGGGCGATCTGACCCGGACGTAGGAGCAGCGCTAATGGGGGTGTGCGTTCCGGTGACCGAAGAGCGAGGAGCACGTGATGAGACGCCGCGGTAGAAGACACGTCGCGAGAAGCGGCGTTGCGCTGCTGTTGGCCGCGTTGTGCTGCGCGACGGGCGCGTGGTCCTCGAGGCTCGAGCAGGTATCGGATCATGTCTGGGTGGTGCGCGATGACGACGGCAATTGGGGCGGGCCGACGATGGGCATCACGCACCAGTCCGATCCCGGCTACTGGGCGAGGAAGGTGCTCGACCTCAGCGAGTTGCCGCCTGCGGTGTGGGAAGCGGTCCGCGATGTCCGGTTGTCCATCCACTTCTGCGTCCGCGATTACTCCTGGCACGACTTGCCCCAGGCCAACGGCCTGGACGAAACCTTCGAGATCGTCGTGAACGGCGAAGCGACCCGCTACCCGACAAGTACGACGGGGCTGCCTGTCTTCCGCGAGCAAAGGCCGGTCGGCGATTCGATGCGGTGGTGGGACGTCAGTCTCCGGAAGGGGTGCTTGATTCGGGGCCCCAACGAGTTCGTTTTCCGCAAGATCGTGACACAGGGCAAGAGGCCGGACGACTACTTCTATCTCGGCATCGACACGACCGTCGAAGGCGGCAGGAGTTGGGTGCGTTTCGGCGCGGACCAACCGTGGCGCTCAGACAAGCTCACTGTGCCCGGAGGCACGGGGGAGTACATGGTCCGCCTGTACCTTCTCTGCGGCGATACGGAGCTCAACGCCGCCTGGTATCCCCAAGATGACCGGCTCGACGATCCGCAGGGCGTGGTGTCGTATGCCGGCTCACACGGCGCTACGACGCGGATCGAGTGGAACCCGCTGCGCCTCGATGCCCTGTCGCCCATCTCGGTCATCGTCGAAACGATCTCGGATGCAGCGTACGAGTTCCGATGGCTGGGCGAGGACGGTGATCCGCGACCGGCCGTTGAGGCGAAGGGCCCGCGCTACGAAGCGCGCGTGGAATCCGGGATTCCGTTTCGGCCGAGCGGCATAGAGCTGGGCAAAGACATCCCGGTCAAGCGCATCGCCGTGCGTGCATCCCCGGACTACCACCCGCTTTCGCACCGAGTGGATATGACGCCCCGTATCGCGGCACCGAGGGGCGCTCTCTCCGCGCGCAAGCCGCGGTGCGCCGCGAGCCTCTCGCGGGCGGCACTGGCCAACCGCAACCTGCGTTGTGCATTCACAGTCGAGAAAGGCCGGCTCAAGCTCGCCTCCCTCTACAACGAACTCGCCGCGTCTCAGATGGTGAGCGATGCCAAGGAGTGCGCGCTGTTCCTCATCGAGGTCGAGGGCGAACGGTATGCCGGCTCCCGCGACTTCGCGTGCGAATCGCTGACCCCCTCCAGGGATGGCCCGGGTTTCACGGCCGTGTTGTTCAACGCAGCCACGGGTCTCGAAGGCAAGCTCACCGTCAGCGTGGATGACCGAGATCTGTTCGTGGAACTGGTCGTGACGAACCGCGCCGACGCGCCGCGTGACTTCAAGGTCGCGTTTCCTCATCTGTCGGGCCTCGCTATCTCCGATGCGGCGGAAAACGACTACTACTTCTTCCCATGGGGCGGAGGCATTTTCTCCGACGCGCCGGCCGTCATCCGCCGCGGCTACGGCGACCACGAGGCCTTGTACCAACTCATGGACATCTACAGTCCGGAGCGCGGCGCCGGCCTGAGCATTCGCTGCACTGACGTGGACGGCCGGCACAAGGTCCTCGCGCTGCGCAAGCATATCCCGGGCAGAGCTGAACTGAACGGCGATGCCGCCTACACCCCAACCGGCGACGAGTACAAGTGGACGAATTGCCTGCCGGCGACTCCCGGCGTCGGGGTTGCCTTCGAGTACCTGCGCCGGACGCGCGGCCCGGGTGAATCGTTCGCGCCGAAGTCCGTCGCCCTCCGCGCGCATCCCAAGGACTGGCACGTCGCGATGAAGGACTACGCGGACTGGTGCCATCGCGTGTGGCGGTTCCGGCCTCGTCCATCTCGGCTGACGCCGATTGTCAACATGCTCGCGGCAGGCTGGGGCAAGAGCCCGTTGTTCCGCGACGGCGCTTACCGCACGGACTTCATCGAGCCGCGTTGCGACTGCATCGAACTGATGTCGTGGTGGGAATGGTCGCCGCTGGGGCCGTGGCGCACACCGTGGGACAAGCTGGAAGAGCGAATCGGGCCGGCGATGTACAAGCGCTACAGCGCCTACTGGGTTCCCGACCCCGTTACCGGAAAGACCATGTACCCGCTGAACCGCGGCGACTACGACGGGTACAACGAGCGCTGGGGCGGGCTGCCCGCCTTGCGCGCCGCGATCAACACCTACCGCGACATGGGCGCGTTGGTCACGCTCTACACCGATCCCATCCTGGCCGACGACAACACGAAGTGCGGGCGGCAATGGGGCGAGTTGTGGGGCATCGTGAAGCCGGACGGCACGTACCGCACCAGCTACGAGTCGTGGAACATGTGCCACGACGTGGCGGGGTACCGCGAGTACGTCGCCGACACCATGCGGCGCGTCATGCAGGAGACCGACGCCGACGGCATCCGGCTCGACGAATATGGTCACTGCGGCGCGGCGTGCTTCAACACCAAGCATGCGCACACCTTCGCCGAGTGGGGCTGCACCGAGTGGCAGCGCGCTATCGCCGAGACGACTGAGACGGTGCGCGAGGCCATGGACGACGTGAAACCCGGCTCGGTACTCACCACGGAACACCCCGGCTGCGACTACCTGATGCAATTCATCGAGGGATGCATCACGTATGACCTCACCGTCCAAGCCACTCCCTTACGCCCACTCGAGTGCAATCTTCAGCGGTTCTACTTCCCGGAGTGCAAGGCGTACGAACTCGACCACCGCAGCGCCGACCCCACGCATCGCAAGCGCTTCTGGAACGGCGTCGGATCTTTCGGCAGCTACTACCCCGAGCACCTGGACGCCATCCTGCGCGAACACGCCGACGCCTTCCAAGGCAACGACTGCGAGCCCCTCGTGCCGACCCTGGCGCGACACGTATACGCCAACCGCTTCAGCGCGGCGGGCAAGACGATCTATACGCTGTACAACGCTACGGGCCACACGTTCTACGGACCGGTTCTCCGCATCCCATGTGCCGAAGACGAACACATCATTGACCTGCTCAACGGCACCGAGGCCGATTGGTCCCCCGAGGACGGCCACGCCGTCATCCGCGCCTTCCTCGCCAGAGACGACGTGGCGGCTGTGGCGCGCGTGCGCCGGGCCCCGGGGCGGGAGCCACGAGGGAACACCTGACCTGTCCCCGAACCCTCGCGATGCTGACATAGAGAATCCAGGGGAGTCGGCGGCGCGATAGCTGTCGAAGTGAGTCTGGGGACGCGTCCCCTACGGGGTGCCCGAGGAAGCTGCCATGCCAACGCAAACGAGCGAACTGAGGGATCATTTCTCACTGGACATCNNNNNNNNNNNNNNNNNNNNNNNNNNNNNNNNNNNNNNNNNNNNNNNNNNNNNNNNNNNNNNNNNNNNNNNNNNNNNNNNNNNNNNNNNNNNNNNNNNNNCGGCCGCGAGGCCCGGTGCGACCTGGGCGCCGACGCCGCCGGTGCACAGGAACATCAATCCTGCCGTGAGAAGTGCGGCTTTCATGCGAACCTCCGGGTGTCAGAGGGCGGGTAGGGGCACAGCTTGCCGTGCCCCCACGAATCTGCCGCCAGGACTCCGTGCAAAGACGAGCTATTGCGGCTGCGCGGCGAGCAAGTCTGCCATGCGGAAGTGCTTGTACGGCGTCTCGGATGCGCGGGTCTGCCCGATGGCGTTGGCGACCCACAGCTCGCGGTCGGTGTTGCAGTAGATGACGCTGTGCAGGTTCTCGTTCATCGCCGCGGCCTGGGCGATCTTGATCGCGGTGGCGGCGTCAATCTTACCGTAATTGTCCTTGATCCCATTGCCCATGACCTGGTAGCGGCCGCAGGTGGCGACGGTGTGGTGGCCGGTCTCGTCTATGCGCTTCTGGTCGCAGATGCCCTCGGCGCGGAAGACGGCGTCCTCGACGGCGAGGTTGCCGTCGATGGCCTTTTCCCTGGGCTCGTTATCCGCGTACACCGCGAAGTACTTGGAGCTGGTCTCGCAGGCGCGCGCGGTGTTGTTGCCGGGATCTCCGAAGACGAAGTTGTAGCCGGCGGTGCGCTTGGCGTTCTCGAAGAGGGCGGCGGCCTTGTCGGCGGTGTCGCAGGTCTCGAGCACCTGGCGCAGGAGGAAGGGCATCGGCGTGCCGTTGAAGTTCTGCTCGGCTTGGGAAGCGCCGGCGCCGATCTCGCTGACGGCGATGCCCTTCTCATTCATGCCGCTGACGGTGCCGACGAGGCCGGCGTAGGACGGCGCGACGAACGCGAACTTGCCCTGCGGCTTTGCGACGAGCAGCATGCAGTGATCCTGGAGCCCGCCGTCCATGGTGTAGTCGAGGTTGCGGCTCTGGTACATCTTTCCGTCGGCGGTGGCCTTGCCCCACGCGCAGAAGCCGGAGCAGGTGCGCATGATCTCGCCGGCCTCGACGACGGTGTACATGCGGTGCAGCTCTTTCACGTCAACTTCGGCGCCCCTAGCGAGCCCTTCGATTTCCTGCAGGTGGTCGGGCGTCATGTTGGCGGCGAGCTGCGTCCACAGCATATCCACCATGGGCATCGGGTCGGCCATGCCCATTTCCCTGCCCATCGCCATGGCCTCGGCCTTGACGGATTCGAGGTTGGCGAGCACGTGTTCCTTGAGCAACGCGCCGTGCTGCTCGCCCATCTCCGCGGGCGTGCCCTCGATGTGCAGGATGAGCAATCCCTGCTGGCTTTCGAGCCAGCCCTCGCCGTGCGTGGCGATGACGTCGGCGTGCGCGGCGGCGCAGGTCGCCACGACCAGCGCGGCGATGAGTAGTACCGTGAAACGACGCATGTGTGTAACCTCCTGTAGCTGCAAGCAACGGGCGCAAGCCCTTCGATCTCCCCTCGACGCAGCTCGGGGTAAACGCTTGGGATAAACACGCCCGGCCTACGTCTCAGATTCTATTTCGACGACGGTTTTCCCCTCTGCGCGCAGGCGCACCCAGAGGCGTCTGTCGGCGGCGTCGTAGCGCCAGCCCTGGTTTCTCGCCGCCCAGCGTCTGCGATTCAGTTCCTCAAGAGGCGCGGCGCCGTCGGCGGTGCCGAGATTCACGGCGCGGGGCGCCTGGTGCATGAGAAGGCGCAGCACAAACACACGCGGCGCTCCGCCGCTGATGGCGACTCTGGTTCGGTCATCCGCGACGGTGCACGTTACATCGGTCTTCGCGCCTGTCTTCTCTTCCCAAAGAGGAAAGGCGGCGTCTCGTTCCGGGTCGGGGTAGATATCGAGGGTGGTCGCTCCGCGGGATGCGTTGTCGCCGTGGCCGGCGTGGCGATTGGCGACGTCGAGCGGGATGATGGAGCCGCTGCGGATGAAGACGGGGTAGCGGTTGAGAGGCACATCAACGTCCGCCTCGCTTGGGCCATGATGGACCCGCGAGTTGTCAAAGTAGTCAATCCAGTCGCCCTCGGGAAATGTGACGCGTCGCGTCGTCGTGTCCTCATAGACGGCGGCGACGAGGAACTCATCGCCGAGCATGTACTGCCACGTGCCCGGCGCTGCTTTCATGAACGGCCCGCGGCCCTGGTGAACCTCGCGGACTCGCGAGTAGAAGTAGGGCATGAGTTCCTGATGGGTCCAGGCGAACCGGCGGTAGATCCTGAGGAAGTCGCGGTCGTACATCCACGGGCGGTGCTCGTCGTGTCCGCCGTTGAGGAAGAAGGGCAGGAACGCGCTCCATTGCATCCACCGGACGTAGAGGGTGCGGGGGATGACGGCGTCGTGGGCGCGGTCGTATCCCGCGATGTCGGTGCCCATGACGGAGTAGCCCTTCTCCATCGCGAGAAATTGGTCTTTGATCGCGTCCATCAGGCCGTTCTTGCCCCAGACGTGTTCCTGATCTCCGAACCAGGTGACGGGAGCGGCGTCGAGCGGGGCGTGGCGGCCGGTGAACCCGCTCTCGCCGATGTCAACCGAGCGCACCATGGTCGCGCCGGCCGGATTGCGGCTGAGCAGGTGGTTGTAGGTGTCGCGGTAGTACATGTCCACGTACTCCATGACCCGAATCGGTCCGCCCTTGCCGTAGCCGCCGTACCACGGGAAGCGCTCGGCGGCGCCATCCACTTTCCAGCCGTCCGTGCCCATGAGCAGGACGCGATCCATCAGGCCGTGCCACCACGCGACTGCTTCGGGGTTCGTGTAGTCCACGAATCCGCCCTCGCCTTTCCACCACTTGATGGTCTTGCCGCCGTTGGCGAGATAGTTCTTATCCTTAGCGTAGGCGTAAAGGTCGAAGTCGCTGCCGCGGGCGTCGGCCTGCTTGCCGGGGACGTTGATGAGCGGCGTCATCCACATGATGACGCGGACGCCGCGCTTGTGGAGATCGTCAATCATCCGCTGCGGATTCGGGTAGCGGACGCGGTCCCATTCGAAGTTGTTGTAGGCGGTCTCCCACGGGCTGTCCACGATGACGGCGCTCAGGGGCAGCTCGTATTCGGCGCAGCCGGTGACGATGTCGTAGATCGAAGCCTGGGTGTTGCGGTCGTCCTCCCACATCCAGACGCCGAAGGCCCACTGCGGCGTGAGCGCCTGGCGCGAGGTGTCGGGCGGGACGTCGGGGTGTTCCCACGCAAGAGCGGGGGGACCTAACGCGAGAACAAGGGACGTTAGCACGCCGAGGGTGACGATTGAGAGACGCATGGCTCGACACTCCTTATGTTTATCGCTGCCGCGGCGCCGATGGCGGCCGCCCACAATCCGACGCCCGCCCACAGAGCCTGCGGCGCTACCGCGCGGGGGCGATGGCGATCTCCGCGTCTCCGGCGGCCCGCATACGGACCCATAGTCTCTGATCGGCCGCGTCGTAGCGCCAGCCCACGGCGCCGGCGGACCACTGTGACGCGCCAAGCCGCTTCAGCGCGGTAGTCTCGCCCGCAGCTGTGAGACGCACGTCTTTCGGCTGCCCTGGTTGGAGAATCCGCAGAATGTACTCGCGCGGAGCCGCGCCGGTGATTGCCACCTCGGTAGCGCCGTCCGTGATCGCGCAGCGCAGGTCGGTCCTGCCGGCCGTCTCGTCCCACAGCGCGAACGATGCCTCGCGCGCCGGGTCGGGGTAGATGTCAAGCGTGACACAACCGGTTGATGATTCGTCGCCGCGGCCGGAGTAGGCGTTGACGACGTTGAGCGGGATGATCGAGCCGCTGCGGATGAACGCCGGGTAACGGTCGAGCGGCACCTCGACGTCCGCCTCGGTCGGTCCGTGATAGACCTTCGAGTTATCGAAGTAGTCGATCCAGTCGCCCTCGGGGAAGACGACGCGGCGGGTAGTCGCATCCTCGTACATAATGGCGACGAGGAACTGGTCGCCGAGGGTGTACTGATACTTCCCCGGCGCGGCCTGCATGAACGGCCCGCGGCCTTCGCGCACCTCGCGCACCTGGGAGTAGAAGTAGGGCGCGAGTTCCTGGTGCGCCCACGCGAAGCGCCGGTAGAGGTCGAGGAACTCCGGGTCGTACTTCCACGGGCGGTGCTCGTCGTGGCCGCCGTTGAGGAAGAAGGGCAGGAACGTGCTCCACTGGATCCAGCGGATGAAGAGGTTGCGCGGCATGCCGTCCGGGGCGCTCTGGTAGCCGCCGATGTCGGTGCCCATGACGGAGTAGCCCTTGTCCATGGCGCAGAACTGGTCGTTGATGGCCTCGAGGATGCCTTTCTCGTCCCAGGTGTGGCGCTGGTCGCCGAACCAGGTAACGGGCGCGGCATCCCTGGGGGCGAGGCGGCCGGTGTAGCCGACCTCGCCGGTATCGCATGAGCGCACCATCGTCACGCCTTCTGGGTTGCGCCGCATGAGATGGTTGTA
Proteins encoded in this region:
- a CDS encoding glycoside hydrolase family 31 protein; this encodes MRLSIVTLGVLTSLVLALGPPALAWEHPDVPPDTSRQALTPQWAFGVWMWEDDRNTQASIYDIVTGCAEYELPLSAVIVDSPWETAYNNFEWDRVRYPNPQRMIDDLHKRGVRVIMWMTPLINVPGKQADARGSDFDLYAYAKDKNYLANGGKTIKWWKGEGGFVDYTNPEAVAWWHGLMDRVLLMGTDGWKVDGAAERFPWYGGYGKGGPIRVMEYVDMYYRDTYNHLLSRNPAGATMVRSVDIGESGFTGRHAPLDAAPVTWFGDQEHVWGKNGLMDAIKDQFLAMEKGYSVMGTDIAGYDRAHDAVIPRTLYVRWMQWSAFLPFFLNGGHDEHRPWMYDRDFLRIYRRFAWTHQELMPYFYSRVREVHQGRGPFMKAAPGTWQYMLGDEFLVAAVYEDTTTRRVTFPEGDWIDYFDNSRVHHGPSEADVDVPLNRYPVFIRSGSIIPLDVANRHAGHGDNASRGATTLDIYPDPERDAAFPLWEEKTGAKTDVTCTVADDRTRVAISGGAPRVFVLRLLMHQAPRAVNLGTADGAAPLEELNRRRWAARNQGWRYDAADRRLWVRLRAEGKTVVEIESET